The genomic interval agcaagaaagttgctggttcgagcctcgtctgtgtcagttgacatttctgtgttgagtttgcatgttctccgggtgctccggtttcccccacaagtccaaagacatgcgctataggtgaactaaataagctaaattgtccgtgtatgtgtgtgaatgagtgtgtatagatgtttccaagtactgggttgcacctggaagggcatccgttgcgtaaaacatatgctggatacgttggcggttcattcctctgtggtgaccttagattaataaagggagtaagccgaaaagaaaatgaatgaatgaatgaatgaatgaatttccccCAAATATTAACTTGGCTGTGATAAATTTTGGACAgtgatcttaagttttttttttttttttagattagatccagttttggctttggtactgactaatctaatgtatttgcacaaatttAGCCTATTACTGTACTGTACACTAGAGAAAATAATGAGAGATCTATGAAGGGTGTACTTATTTACCCTGAACAAGATATACATGTTTATATAATTTAGCGTTTATTAGAATTAAAACTAAATCAAtatcagaatgaatgaatgaatcaaaagcaatgtaaaatgcACAGAAcagtataaataaaaacatttaattttataacCTTCTGATATGCTCATCTTTCTGAGTCGTTCTCTAAAGCTAGGCTACCTATAGGTGACCTGCCAGCACAGAGTGTAAGTAATATATCGTATAATGTGAAAAGTAGCAGCAAGAAGCAACTTAATAGTGCAAAATTCTACTAGAAACAtgcattatctgtccctgaaataaattcataaatacagtgaataaaaagtatttcatcccacaAATGTCTAAAATGGCCTGATGGTtaatttctgtgagttgttctgtaaaggaatatgtcattcatttgattCTCATtcgtttttctttattaaaacacttgcacaaatgtacaaaccctgtcattgtcctcagcccaattgaatcTACAGCTTTAACAGTTTGGTTATGATAGAAACTGTGATTAAGAAAcaaaacttcagaaatagcaaattTAAGTTGgtttcattcacatcaattgattaaaaacgtTAAATTCTGAATAAATTCTGCAGAAAAATTCAATTACAATTGTCCccgtgtttctgtcagtcctgtcacatttgcattaaatttaacataaaatgcgtcATAAAATTATTGgatggagaagctgacagtgatcaaggatgcgttatATCATTGAATTGCATGattttttgaggacgacaagcttaaaggtcaggtAAGATTTTTTAATAAGTGAAAATATACGTTTCTGGAAGAACGTCCCAAGTAGCATCTTAATAGCAGACATAATGACCATAATGACACAATACAAGCGTTTATGTTCTGACGTCAGCCGGTCTACATGAGACAAATTTATGTAATCAACATCAGGATGTTAGTTTTGTCGTTATTAATGCATTAAGGAGAATGCTGCAGACTGGGGGATTGCTTAAATATTTATCAATCAGTCGAACGACGACGTCATTGAACACAATTTTGTTTGGCCCCGCCCTAACGTGACTTAAGCCAATGAAATACCTCGTAGCTGATGACTCGCGAACCAATCCGTTCAGTTCATATTTAGACCTGAAGAAACCGAGGACCGAGACATGCAAGACGATTTGCTCGCTGTTTTTATGTTAACTAAAAATCTGTTTACGTAGTTGGCAAGACTCTTCTTCAGTACAACAAACAGACTCGGTATGTATTATCTGTTAAATTCAGTACCGACGAAACCCGTAAGGTTAAGCGCTTTGTGAATCCCTGCATAATTTATCCGTTGAATGTAGCATTTAGCTTGTAGCTGATAGCTGTATTTAATAAAAGTATCGTTGAATTAACAAACCTCTATTAAGTTTGTACTACTATTCTACTAAAGCAAACGTCTATGTGACGTTACATGGTTTGTGAAAACGTTTAATCTTAATTATTAatacaagtttattttaaatgtaatgtgcTTTAGTAGAACGAGATTttataacttgatttaatttcAGTATAGACCATTGATTTTAGTAGGCTAAacctttcattttattgttaatattttctaatgtttgctatgaattctatcatttgaagctaattgCTGTCTCCTATTTATACATCACAGTGTTGACATGGCATAACATGGTTTGCTAATCAATAAATAGTTAGCTCTCTCTGTTAGTTTTAAGTCAGCTAATATTATGGAAGGGCATAGATGTTATGGAAATTAGTATTAGTAATGTAACTACTCCCATCATTCCTTCCTCTGGCATATGTGTAAATATTAGATCTATTCAGCAGGTGTTAGAACATTAATTGCAATGGCATGTCAATCTAACATTTTCCCAGCTTGTAATAATCAATCAAAACACTCATCATTTTCCCAGTCTAGCTGTGTGTTGTATTGCATATTGTTTAAAGTGCGtttaacaaaaactttaaatCAATGTAAAGGTGAACATTATTAATGTTAGAGCATAGCTTAGCATTAGAACATGGTAtattatactgtagtttactcatTCTTTGCATTCGCTAATTAGCATTTCactgtaatgacaaaaaaaataaattgttactaATATATGAATTACTAATACAATTTGTATATCAGAAAACGTACATTGTGTATTATACAGTGTAGTCTACATCATGCATGTATATCTAGGTTTTTCATTAATATTacatcttattttattctttaaatcaCGTGTTTATAATTAGATTGGCGTCACATACTCCTCCTCTTCTGTCTTTAAATGCGCTACTCCGGTTTCTCAGTCCCACCGTTGCAAATCCTTCTAAGTATTTTGAATGTGCAAttgcttaatttaaataaaatatgttcaagACAAGCTAATAAGTTTCTTATTAGTATATGTACACTACCAGTGGAATTTCCTGCAATATGAAGGGGCGCCACCTGAAATCTTGCCTAGGGCACCAAATTGGTTAGTGCCGGccctgcattcattcattcattcattttcttttcggcttactccttttattaatcaggggtcccaacagcggaacttatccagcatatgttttacgaagtggatgcccttccagccacaacccaacactgggaaacacccatacagactctttcttacacatacactatggccaatttagcttattcaattcacctatagcacatgtctttggattgtgggggaaaccggagcacccggaggaaacccacatgaacaagaACTTGctatctccacacagaaatgccaacaggcccagctgggcccactgcaccaccgtgactcCCTGATccagttaataaatacattaaatatatattctttcTTTTCTAGACTTCCAAAATGGGGGAGCCACAGCAGGTCAGTGCTCTTCCACCGCCTCCAATGCAGTACATAAAGGAGTACACTGATGAGAATGTGCGTAAAGGACTGGCCCCCAAACCCCCTCCTCCTATCCGAGACAGTTACATGATGTTTGGCAATCAATTCCAATGCGATGACCTTATAATTCGGCCATTGGAAAGCCAGGGCATCGAGCGCCTCCACCCTATGCAGTTTGACCACAAGAGAGAGCTGAAGAAACTAAACATGTCCATCCTGGTCAACTTTCTGGACCTTCTGGACATCCTCATCAAAAGCCCTGGCAGCATTAAGCGAGAGGAGAAGCTGGAGGACTTGAAACTACTTTTTGTTCACATGCATCACCTCATCAATGAGTACCGTCCTCACCAGGCAAGGGAGACGCTTCGGGTCATGATGGAGGTTCAGAAGAGACAGAGGCTGGAGACGGCTGAGCGTTTTCAGAAGCACCTGGAGCGGGTGGTGGAGATGATCCAGGGGTGTCTTGCTTCACTGCCTGATGATTTGCCACAACCCAACAGCTCCAGCATGGGGGAGGCTGGTGGTGCAGCTGGAAGCTCTAGACTGAAAACAGAGCCCATGGATGTAGATGATGTAGCGGGCGCTAGCTGTATGGTTTTACAGACGGACAAGAATATGCCTGTTAAGAAGGACAAAGTCTGTGATAATGATGCTGCAATGTGCCGTATTATAGATGAAATGACTTGAGCTgtcaacaaactttttttttattattattattgttagaaaAATGTCAGTTTAACATTGTTACAAACTACTTAAACACAGTCAATAAGCAGACAGCAACTACagacagttttaaaatgtaacacaggGCCAGCCTACAGTCAATAAAGTAGacctaaatgtgtaaaataataaacaccTACTGGTCTTTGTATTTTCATATCACTTGCTGTGCAGTTGTTATTTATAGTAAGTTTGGTTGTCCGTGATATGTGTGTCCATGACAATACACCCGATTTCGGTGTTAACATCAAATCAAATTAACAAAAATGATGCACAAATCTAAATCTATATATGACAAATGGGTGGTTTGAATGATAGTGgcgatgttaaaaaaaaaaaggtgtatatacagtgctcagcatatatgagcacacccctcataaatctatcattttaatatttttattaggaagctatacaatattatataagtGCATAAACATtggattagtcagcactgaagccaaatatggagctaatgtaacaaaataacttgcgataacggtccaaaaactagtacacccaaatgtatatgttatagaaaaatattaaatacaaatttaaaaaaagaggaaaaatcaagagaagcaaaaaaaaattataaatttaattgaaatgtagtttgtaattttttatcaatattttgcttgaatttaattgtattatcttttgatttctaaatatgtttggtgactaaaatattattttaataaatatatctgtttaataaatctgttttgtttaaatgcaccaaaatggtgtgcactcaattatgctgagcactgtacatatatggatttatggttgatagttatgtgtttgagtaaaatgtcattttttaaattgtgtatactatgaatgaaaattaaaatttaaaaatgtaattaagatttttttttttttttaaataacaaaattatgTGATTTATATGAAGTTTTAGACTTGcagaactcattttttttttttactttattagagTTGAATCAGTTTTTGGAAACGTTATTCTGACccattgttttctttaaaaaaaactacgtgattatttttatttaaattttgaaagaaatgttatcagaactTTATCAGGGTTTCTTCAAGTCAAatctaagacattttaaaaccattatgaaagaaatttcagtcttttaaaacatatataaaactattaaagacaaatgttattgtaaggaaaataattaaacaatattggtaaatagagttaataaaaaaaacttttcttaaCTTTTATTCTGAATGATAGTGATTGGATGCCTTTGTTGgctcgattgggtagctttacatggacataggaaaaatAAGGCCTGTTAAAAATGACCTACAACATAATATTTCAGCAaatataagactttttaaggccaaaaattgtgtttttaacatctaagACCTTTTAAACCCTGTGGATACCCTGTTTATAGAAACCTGACTAACTCCTATCTAATAAATCTAGAGATTTTTCATCCCCACGCATTGTGGAAGTGCCATTTGTACATTAtgtataatatgaatattattaagtCATTTCTGTACTTATAAAACTGCTGCCCAATAACCTGCTCCACAAGATTGCagcagataattaaaaaaaaaacttatgcgATGTTGTTATGTGATTTAGCCATTTTCAGTCACATGCTCATATGATGCAAATTTTATGAAAGAAAATAGTTATACAACCTTTACTACATTTATGCAACCTTGTGCAAGTGCACTTTAGACTGAGAGACGGGCGTTTAACCAGCTGAATAATTGTTTCCTCGACAAGTAAACACAACACCCTTTTATTTGCAGCGTCATCTTATGTTGTAATGTCCCTGTTTTAATAATGGCTGACAAGTATAAAACTGAACACAAAGATTTATCAAACTTCTTAAAAAATGGACggcaaaataaaaaatctagACAAATTTGAAGAGAAATATGAAGTTTGTGACAATGGCTGTAATTGTGGATAAGAATGCAGAATCTACACAAAAATCTAAAGCAAAACCTCTTTATAATTGCTGAAATAAACAAAGAGGAAGGAAAGGACGCTATTAATGATCAAACACGATTATTGAGCACCCATATGTCCAGTTTGTTTTGCAGGGGTCTGTCGTTGAATTAGTGCGCGAGATTCCCTGTTATGAAACTCGTCGTTCGCTGTTTCACAACAGGAGAGGAACGCGGAGCGGGGAGCCAATGGGAAGCGCCGCAGCGCGTCacgtgtttttatttatgtaatgtaatggtgTCAGGAGCGAAGCGAGCATAATCTGCGTGCTAAACAGAAGAGAAAGATGATGGTCTCGCGAACTTTAAAACAGGTAAACAGAGACCCGTAGCTTGCTTTGTAATTTGTCCTTGCGCTGCGTTGATGGAGTTCGGAGGAGTCAGCAAAGCCACACGGATCGGACTGAAGAAGGGGAGTGAAGCTATTCATCATGCACAGCAAGGGGAAACGATACTCTCACAACAAAGACTGAGATATGATTGACCATGGATGAGCATAGATGTTAAATCTAAATGGTCACCTTTAAACGTCAGTCGGAAGGGAATCCCTGTAGCATGCCATTTCGTAGACCGTTTATAAGCAGTGATCGCGAAATGAGATAAAGCTGTTAAACTATTGGTCGTGTAACTTTTGAATCATGTCAGATTGTATGCTGAAGGATCGGGCTTTGTAAGTTTTGGCAGAGCGCATCAGCTGTTCAAGTTTCAGCAGGAGGCTGTGGCCGGATGAAGGAGTGGGTCATGGATCTGCTGGAGTGCCCGATCTGTCTGTTCCTCATGTGCGAGCCCATGACCATGAGCTGCGGTCACTCGTTCTGCAGGAGATGCATGGGTGCCTTCTTGCCCTCGCGATGCCCCACGTGCAAAGAGAGATTAAAACAGAGAGAtgcaaaaaacatcaaaaacaacGTGCTACTCTTTAGCATCATTGAGAAATGCTGCCCCGAGGAGACCAAGATGAAGTGCCACATTCAGGAGAAGCTGAAAACCAGCGAGTTCACGGAAGCGCTGCGTATTGCGGATGAAGGAATCGAGATGGGTAAGGAGGAGGATGCAAAGAGGCATTATCTTATGCAATCACGCTGATGTTTATGTATAACTTACATTGTGCAACGGGGAAGGGTTGGTGTCCCGTTTCGGTTATGCAAACTATGGCTGTATCTCAGGGCAGGGAACAAAATTGATTCAGTTATATTGTTTGGGATAAATACTGCAACTGAACGGTTTTAGTGGTGTTTAGATGACTTACGGTGCTCAAGTTGTTCTGAAGAGTCGATTTTTTTGTGAATCAAAACAAACTACCCAACCAGTGTTGTTAGGATGCCAAACAAATGACTATTAGAAGTCGCTTCATTTGAGTGATTCGATTTTACCcgattcttataaataaactcgGCAAACTATGGCTGTGTCTCGGGGCAGGGAACAAATTGATTCAGTTTTTTTTGGATAAATACTGCAACTAGACAGTTTTAGTGATGTTTAGATGATTTACGGTGGTCAGGTTGTTCCGAAGTGTCGATTCCTTCTTTTGTGAATCAAAAGAAATTAGGCAACCAGAGATGTGAATACCGAACAAATGACTCTTAGAAGTCGGTTCATTTGAGTGAATCGATTTTATCTGATGCTTTTAATTCAACTAGAAAAACTATGGCTGTCTCAGGGCAGGGAACacaatttattgttatatttttttagataaatacTGCAACTAATTGGTTTTAATGATGTTTAGATGATTTACGGTGATCAAGTTGTTCTAAAAAGTcgattctttatttttttaatcaaaacaaaCTACTCAGCTAGAGTTGTGAATATCAAACAAATCACTCTTAGAAGTCGATTCAGTTGAGTGTATCAATTTTTCCTGATTCTTTTAATTCAACTAGAAAAAACTATGGTTGTCTCAGGGCAGGGAACAAAATTGAttcagttttttggggggaataaATACCAGAACTGGACCATTTTAGTGATATTTAGATGATTTACGGTGCTCAAGTTGTTCTGAAGAGTCGATTCTTTATTTTGTAAATCAAAACAAACCACCAAACCAGTGTTGTGAATACCGAATAAATGACTCTTAGAAGTCGGTTCATTTGAATTAATCGATTTTACCTCATTCTTTTAATTCAACTAGACGTTACTACAGTACGTTATCACTGTGGAATAACCCTTTTTTTGCCAAATAAAGCATATGAAGGATTTTTGTGATGTTTAGTTCCCTTTACTGTGCAATAACCATCATTCAATTCAAAATATTCGAGTCGATtcattgttttgtaatttaaaaacacaGCACTAAAGTCAGAATGCCTTTTatggaccattttgagggatgtaaacaataacaatagtcctgacgtatttcctgttttacatttaaaattttcatAGCCTCTTAGAGTCCAAAAagttccacatattgataaataatgttacgatAGCTGTTATAACACCATGCTATGATTGAATTTCCTCTTGTTACaaatatgaaatagtttgacaacaagcagga from Danio aesculapii chromosome 14, fDanAes4.1, whole genome shotgun sequence carries:
- the med7 gene encoding mediator of RNA polymerase II transcription subunit 7, whose translation is MGEPQQVSALPPPPMQYIKEYTDENVRKGLAPKPPPPIRDSYMMFGNQFQCDDLIIRPLESQGIERLHPMQFDHKRELKKLNMSILVNFLDLLDILIKSPGSIKREEKLEDLKLLFVHMHHLINEYRPHQARETLRVMMEVQKRQRLETAERFQKHLERVVEMIQGCLASLPDDLPQPNSSSMGEAGGAAGSSRLKTEPMDVDDVAGASCMVLQTDKNMPVKKDKVCDNDAAMCRIIDEMT